The following proteins are encoded in a genomic region of Planctomycetaceae bacterium:
- a CDS encoding radical SAM protein, translating to MPPFAELKNVLNLGRLYLSLSWSRLLRRGPGQVAIVHLAMTDRCNSRCAACDIWQPRWAAGAELTMREILGLIPALKRLKTRIVSLGGGEPTLRDDLEECIRALHEAGMAVHMNTNGLAVTAQRAASLVNAGLGLVRISCDHVTPEGYKAIRGVDGYDRAVEAMRFFRQGPRPLCVGVNVVVTRLNQDVIEAFADRAAAWGVQKLQFIPVHAHLQHRNMDAATFEPLTPLTADLPAIKDALRRATRRLRAAGIETNSRYHIEHFDAAYQPRRVVPCVSGRLSVIVSAFGEVQPCYQYPTGLNVRDMPLDRIVHSEGFRGACGCVSRCRLPCWDVGPAEPSIRLHLPHLLAHPLRTWRDARLAASTPRR from the coding sequence GTGCCGCCCTTTGCGGAATTGAAGAACGTGTTGAACCTGGGCAGGCTGTACCTGTCGCTGTCGTGGTCGCGGCTGTTGCGCCGGGGTCCGGGGCAAGTGGCGATCGTGCATCTGGCGATGACCGACCGCTGCAATTCTCGCTGCGCCGCCTGTGATATCTGGCAGCCGCGTTGGGCGGCAGGGGCGGAGTTGACGATGCGGGAGATTCTGGGCCTTATCCCCGCTCTCAAGCGGCTCAAGACGCGCATCGTCTCGCTCGGCGGCGGCGAACCCACGCTGCGCGACGATCTCGAAGAATGCATCCGCGCTCTGCACGAAGCGGGGATGGCCGTTCACATGAACACCAACGGTCTGGCCGTCACCGCTCAGCGCGCCGCGTCGCTGGTTAACGCGGGCCTGGGCCTGGTTCGCATCTCATGCGACCACGTGACGCCCGAGGGCTACAAGGCCATCCGAGGCGTCGATGGCTATGATCGTGCCGTTGAGGCAATGCGGTTCTTTCGACAGGGGCCCAGGCCCCTCTGCGTGGGCGTCAACGTCGTCGTGACGCGGCTGAACCAGGACGTTATCGAGGCCTTCGCCGACCGGGCAGCCGCCTGGGGCGTCCAGAAGCTGCAGTTCATCCCCGTTCACGCCCATCTTCAGCATCGAAACATGGACGCGGCAACCTTCGAGCCGCTGACTCCCCTGACGGCCGATCTGCCAGCTATCAAGGACGCGCTGCGGCGGGCGACCCGCCGCCTGCGGGCAGCGGGAATCGAGACCAACTCCCGCTATCACATCGAACATTTTGACGCGGCGTATCAGCCGCGGCGCGTGGTGCCTTGCGTCAGCGGGCGGCTGTCGGTTATCGTCAGTGCCTTTGGCGAGGTGCAGCCGTGCTACCAGTACCCCACGGGCCTCAACGTGCGAGACATGCCGCTGGACCGGATCGTCCACAGCGAAGGTTTCCGCGGCGCCTGCGGTTGTGTCTCGCGATGCCGCCTGCCGTGCTGGGACGTCGGACCGGCCGAACCGAGCATCCGCCTGCACCTGCCGCACCTGCTGGCCCACCCCCTGCGGACCTGGCGCGACGCGAGGCTCGCTGCATCAACGCCGCGGCGATAG
- a CDS encoding glycosyltransferase family 2 protein: MDAPGLSVIVPAFNEKGNLRLTVQEVLAAIDGLFTNYEILIFDDASTDGTDQEADGLAAEFANIRVFHNPLNKGLGWNYRAGVEAARMDYVILVNGKHDLAGDQLRRILELRGQADIILPYHTNDKDRPWIRHVISRTYTTILNILFGFNLHYFNDSALYPTAVVRRLNIQTDSYAFSAETLIKALKSGLNCIEVPITNIYPDLCSTSAFGMRNILGVFFFFVRTASQVYAPELWPRASRRVQFTAASEIASQQTSS; encoded by the coding sequence TTGGACGCGCCCGGTCTTTCTGTCATAGTTCCGGCCTTCAACGAGAAAGGGAACCTGCGCCTGACGGTACAGGAGGTGCTGGCGGCGATTGATGGTCTATTTACGAACTATGAGATTCTGATTTTTGACGATGCCAGCACCGACGGGACAGATCAGGAGGCCGATGGCCTGGCGGCGGAGTTTGCGAATATCCGGGTGTTTCACAATCCGCTCAACAAGGGGCTGGGATGGAACTATCGCGCCGGCGTCGAGGCGGCGCGAATGGATTATGTGATCCTCGTCAACGGAAAGCACGACCTCGCCGGCGATCAATTGCGGCGGATCCTGGAACTGCGCGGGCAGGCGGACATCATCCTGCCCTATCACACCAATGACAAAGACCGCCCCTGGATTCGGCACGTGATTTCACGCACCTACACCACAATCCTGAACATCCTGTTCGGGTTTAACCTGCACTACTTCAATGATTCGGCGTTGTATCCCACAGCCGTGGTGCGGCGGCTGAACATCCAGACCGACAGTTATGCCTTCAGCGCCGAGACATTGATCAAGGCCCTCAAGTCGGGCCTGAACTGCATTGAAGTGCCGATCACGAACATATATCCCGACCTTTGCAGCACCAGCGCCTTTGGCATGCGCAACATACTGGGCGTGTTTTTCTTTTTTGTGCGAACGGCATCGCAAGTGTACGCGCCGGAATTGTGGCCCCGGGCGTCCCGGCGCGTTCAGTTCACCGCCGCATCGGAAATCGCTTCGCAGCAGACGTCTTCTTGA
- a CDS encoding lysylphosphatidylglycerol synthase transmembrane domain-containing protein has protein sequence MNAPRKQRLVKIFLLTGKLALAVVLVALLTQQVHWNDGVDPQTQKLVLGLKTVLAQADWVTLALAVLVMFPSSLVCAFRWRMLLAVQGVPLGPLQAVKLYLLGDLFANVLPGTIGGDAVKAYLVTRATERKGQAILSVLADRAIGLCAVTLLAAVALAWAWGSGQIGWVAAQAPGISLAVISAAMAAAAAMLLSTRLRRLTGLQALYSRPRFASLAATAGQAVRTYRSRPAAVIAAMLYTLVSQAMLIGSIVLIGMSLDLGAAWHRYAVGIPLVEIATAVPVTPGAVGVWEWAGQVFFAGADPNRIFMMVLLWRAVTTACALPGLAVALLGPRIPRAAQMQADLETMPCSGS, from the coding sequence ATGAATGCCCCCAGGAAACAGCGGCTGGTGAAGATCTTCCTGCTGACGGGCAAGCTCGCACTGGCTGTGGTGCTGGTGGCGCTGCTCACACAGCAGGTTCATTGGAATGACGGCGTCGATCCCCAGACGCAGAAGCTCGTCCTGGGTCTCAAGACCGTCCTGGCTCAAGCCGATTGGGTTACGCTGGCGTTGGCGGTGCTGGTGATGTTCCCCTCATCCCTGGTCTGCGCATTTCGCTGGCGAATGCTCCTGGCGGTCCAAGGCGTGCCGTTGGGACCGCTGCAGGCAGTCAAGCTATACCTTCTTGGCGACCTGTTCGCCAATGTGCTGCCGGGCACTATCGGTGGCGATGCAGTCAAGGCGTACCTGGTGACGCGCGCCACTGAGCGCAAAGGCCAGGCTATTCTCAGCGTGCTGGCCGATCGTGCCATCGGACTCTGCGCCGTGACGCTGCTGGCGGCGGTCGCCTTGGCATGGGCGTGGGGCAGCGGACAGATCGGCTGGGTCGCCGCACAGGCGCCAGGCATCTCGCTGGCCGTCATCTCCGCAGCGATGGCCGCCGCCGCGGCGATGCTCTTGAGCACTCGCCTGCGACGCCTGACGGGTTTGCAGGCGCTGTACTCGCGGCCGCGCTTTGCTTCCCTGGCGGCAACGGCAGGGCAAGCGGTGCGCACCTATCGCAGCCGCCCCGCTGCCGTGATCGCGGCGATGCTGTACACGCTGGTGTCGCAGGCGATGCTGATCGGTTCGATTGTTTTGATCGGCATGAGCCTTGATCTGGGCGCGGCCTGGCACCGCTACGCGGTGGGTATTCCGCTTGTCGAAATCGCAACGGCCGTGCCCGTCACCCCCGGGGCCGTCGGCGTATGGGAGTGGGCCGGACAAGTGTTTTTCGCCGGCGCCGACCCCAACAGGATCTTCATGATGGTGCTCCTGTGGCGTGCCGTGACGACGGCCTGCGCCCTGCCCGGTCTGGCGGTGGCGCTGCTGGGCCCGCGGATTCCGCGTGCAGCGCAGATGCAGGCCGACCTGGAGACGATGCCATGCAGTGGAAGTTGA
- a CDS encoding radical SAM protein translates to MRLIGSLLRNAFRSRIERLILYVTTRCPLNCRHCFVDKTSPIDRELTVDEARSIAATLNPLTWLDIGGGEPFLREDIEEICSHFKAVEISIPTNGWFVEQTLESARRLHRSLGDRLSIAVSLDGFGPTHDRLRGQGSFERAMKTLEGLQGINGLRVSVISTVSQINYRELPDLVALLRQKGLFSHGINILRGQTADEELRLPERTDLEWFLGTISETMTAKDYRWKGPLGPLFSRLHNRYVRRKWSVVLATLESRRQIIPCRAGRNDLVIYANGDVAPCEMRPAVGNIRRQSLTGILSGPEMATALAGICGGECSCTHECNLLDSTLFSTRSFVHMIAGRK, encoded by the coding sequence ATGCGCCTGATAGGAAGTCTGCTTCGCAATGCCTTTCGGTCACGGATCGAACGCCTGATTCTTTATGTGACCACGCGATGCCCCCTGAACTGTCGGCACTGCTTTGTGGACAAAACCTCGCCCATTGACCGGGAGTTGACGGTGGACGAGGCGCGTTCGATCGCCGCGACGCTCAACCCGCTGACGTGGCTGGACATCGGCGGCGGCGAACCGTTCTTGCGAGAGGACATTGAGGAGATCTGTAGCCATTTCAAGGCGGTCGAGATCAGCATCCCCACCAACGGCTGGTTCGTCGAGCAGACCCTTGAATCTGCTCGCCGGCTGCATCGAAGCCTGGGGGATCGCCTCTCAATTGCCGTGTCGCTGGATGGGTTTGGTCCCACGCATGACCGGCTGCGCGGGCAAGGCAGCTTCGAGCGGGCGATGAAGACCCTGGAAGGGTTGCAGGGCATCAACGGTTTGAGAGTCTCGGTCATCAGCACGGTTTCGCAAATCAATTACCGCGAGTTGCCCGACCTGGTCGCCCTCCTGCGCCAGAAGGGATTGTTCTCGCACGGGATCAATATTCTCCGCGGCCAGACCGCTGACGAGGAACTTCGCCTGCCCGAGCGAACTGATTTGGAGTGGTTCCTGGGGACGATCAGCGAAACCATGACGGCGAAAGATTACCGGTGGAAAGGGCCGCTGGGTCCGCTCTTCTCGCGGCTGCACAACCGCTACGTTCGCCGCAAGTGGTCGGTGGTACTGGCAACGCTGGAGAGCAGGCGGCAGATCATCCCCTGTCGGGCCGGACGCAACGACCTGGTGATTTACGCCAACGGCGACGTGGCGCCCTGCGAGATGCGCCCGGCGGTGGGCAACATCCGCCGCCAGAGCCTGACGGGCATCTTATCTGGTCCGGAGATGGCCACGGCACTGGCGGGCATCTGCGGCGGCGAATGCTCCTGCACGCATGAGTGCAACCTCTTGGATAGCACGCTGTTCAGCACGCGAAGTTTTGTTCACATGATAGCCGGGAGAAAATAG
- a CDS encoding radical SAM protein, giving the protein MRKDLTEAYGMSMECSTTSSSALPAIRLPDRYNYIAAFLTLGCNLRCAYCINRFGTQGRHELMSGRQWLGGLNRLVSRPDLPVTLQGGEPTLHPDFYEIVNGLRADLAIDLLTNLQFDVREFMANVHPGRMRRQAPYASIRVSYHPATMDWHRTKADVLTLLSGGYSVGIWAVRHPGQIEQIEAAHSDAAAAGIDFRFKEFLGVHEGVLYGQYKYAGAVGGTGETGATQSCVVGVSDCTVDCRTSELIVGPSGGVYRCHGDLYEARPPIGHINDAAFDIDELFRTCDVFGRCNPCDVKVKTDRFQAFGHTSVEIRRRKR; this is encoded by the coding sequence TTGAGGAAGGATTTAACCGAGGCCTATGGCATGTCCATGGAATGCTCGACAACCTCATCGTCGGCGCTGCCGGCCATTCGTTTGCCGGACCGCTACAACTACATCGCCGCTTTTCTGACTTTGGGCTGCAATCTGCGATGCGCGTACTGCATCAACCGCTTCGGCACTCAGGGACGACATGAGCTGATGTCGGGCCGGCAGTGGCTGGGCGGGCTCAACCGGCTCGTCTCGCGGCCGGACCTGCCGGTGACACTGCAGGGCGGCGAGCCGACGCTGCATCCGGATTTCTACGAGATCGTCAACGGCCTGCGGGCGGACCTGGCCATCGACCTTCTGACCAATCTGCAGTTCGACGTGCGGGAGTTCATGGCCAACGTACACCCGGGGCGGATGCGGCGGCAGGCGCCGTACGCCTCCATCCGCGTCTCGTACCACCCCGCGACGATGGATTGGCATCGCACCAAGGCCGACGTCCTGACGCTGTTGTCCGGCGGATACTCCGTGGGCATCTGGGCCGTGCGGCACCCGGGGCAGATCGAGCAGATCGAGGCCGCCCATAGCGACGCTGCGGCCGCGGGAATCGACTTTCGCTTCAAGGAATTCCTGGGCGTGCATGAGGGTGTGCTATACGGGCAGTATAAGTATGCCGGCGCCGTCGGTGGCACGGGCGAGACGGGTGCCACGCAAAGCTGCGTTGTGGGCGTCTCCGACTGCACGGTCGATTGCCGCACGTCCGAGTTGATCGTCGGTCCCTCGGGCGGGGTGTATCGCTGCCACGGCGACCTGTACGAGGCGCGGCCGCCCATCGGCCACATCAATGACGCGGCGTTTGACATTGACGAGTTGTTTCGCACGTGCGACGTCTTCGGCCGGTGCAATCCCTGTGACGTGAAGGTCAAGACCGACCGTTTCCAGGCGTTCGGCCACACGTCGGTCGAGATCCGGCGGCGCAAACGGTGA
- a CDS encoding glycosyltransferase, whose product MIPCYNSAKTLGALLESIAKLAPPPREVIVVDDCSTDDSAAIAAGFADVTCLRTADNGGPSVSRNVGARHARSELLLFIDSDCEILTADCIAKHIQAHAGHPRSLVVGAVSSIAPDTYVGRANGYLQCFENIPFRGSGKIKRAHEMPGMHFSVRRSDFEEIGGFDEELRAGEDALFHVCAQARGIKALRIGEAVVGHHDDHSAATIFCKYFNYGKTRLTMKAKGAYGWRSFLLPDSVILLSILAPLVTLGLTAKVVYSWLPWRPAVLLHAPLLLVYNLGFAGGAVACAWQQRRSRRQ is encoded by the coding sequence ATCATCCCTTGTTACAACTCCGCCAAGACGCTCGGTGCATTGCTGGAGAGCATCGCCAAGCTGGCGCCGCCGCCACGGGAGGTAATCGTGGTGGACGATTGCTCCACGGACGATTCTGCGGCCATTGCAGCGGGCTTTGCCGATGTCACGTGCCTGCGTACGGCCGACAACGGCGGACCGTCAGTTTCTCGGAATGTCGGCGCTCGGCATGCTCGCAGCGAGTTGCTGCTGTTCATCGACAGCGACTGCGAGATATTAACCGCCGACTGCATCGCCAAGCACATCCAGGCCCATGCAGGCCACCCCCGAAGCCTCGTAGTCGGGGCGGTCTCAAGCATCGCCCCTGATACCTATGTGGGCAGGGCCAACGGCTATCTCCAGTGCTTCGAGAACATCCCCTTCCGAGGCAGCGGCAAAATTAAGCGAGCCCACGAAATGCCGGGCATGCATTTTAGTGTCCGCAGAAGCGATTTCGAAGAGATTGGCGGATTCGACGAAGAACTCCGAGCCGGAGAGGACGCGCTGTTCCATGTCTGTGCGCAGGCCAGGGGGATCAAGGCCCTGCGGATCGGCGAGGCTGTGGTGGGGCATCATGACGATCATTCCGCCGCAACTATCTTCTGCAAATATTTCAACTACGGCAAGACGCGCCTGACGATGAAGGCCAAGGGGGCCTATGGGTGGCGAAGTTTCCTGTTGCCTGACAGCGTGATATTGCTATCGATCCTGGCGCCGCTGGTGACCCTCGGGTTGACAGCCAAAGTAGTCTACTCATGGCTCCCTTGGCGACCGGCTGTACTGCTGCACGCGCCGTTGCTGCTGGTGTACAACCTGGGTTTTGCCGGCGGCGCGGTCGCGTGTGCGTGGCAGCAACGCCGGAGCCGGCGGCAATAG